A DNA window from Sphingopyxis macrogoltabida contains the following coding sequences:
- a CDS encoding GbsR/MarR family transcriptional regulator, which produces MEPSSAPDSLSPPCRLSPLAQAFVLHFGEMGSRWGINRTVGQIYAMLFLAEVPRHAEEISEALSLSRGSVSMGLKELASWKLVQLRHLPGDRRDYYETPRDVWAIFRTLVEERKKREIDPTLTTLRGLMMEPAADPADRFAQARMAAMHEQIELLTDWYDEMQRLDTERLLQLLRLGERVVKALEFKDRMLGRGKGQGLKEIDDGRD; this is translated from the coding sequence GTGGAACCGTCCTCCGCCCCCGACTCTCTATCTCCGCCGTGCCGGCTCTCCCCGCTAGCGCAGGCGTTCGTCCTGCATTTCGGCGAGATGGGGAGTCGCTGGGGGATCAACCGCACGGTCGGGCAGATCTATGCGATGCTGTTCCTCGCCGAGGTGCCGCGCCATGCCGAGGAGATCAGCGAGGCGCTGAGCCTGTCGCGCGGCAGCGTGTCGATGGGATTGAAAGAGCTCGCAAGCTGGAAGCTCGTCCAGCTCCGCCACCTGCCCGGCGACCGGCGCGACTATTATGAAACGCCGCGCGACGTCTGGGCGATTTTCCGCACGCTGGTCGAGGAGCGCAAGAAGCGCGAGATCGACCCGACGCTGACGACGCTGCGCGGGCTGATGATGGAGCCCGCGGCCGACCCCGCCGACCGTTTCGCGCAGGCGCGCATGGCCGCGATGCACGAACAGATCGAACTGCTCACCGACTGGTACGACGAGATGCAGCGGCTCGACACCGAACGGCTGCTCCAATTGCTGCGTCTCGGCGAACGTGTGGTAAAAGCGCTCGAGTTCAAGGACCGGATGCTCGGCCGCGGGAAAGGCCAGGGTTTGAAGGAGATCGACGATGGACGCGATTGA
- a CDS encoding cytochrome ubiquinol oxidase subunit I, whose translation MDAIDPLILARIQFAANISFHILFPTITVALGWALLGFKLAYNRTQDGAWMDAYRLWVKVFALSFAMGVVSGITMSFQFGTNWPGYMEKVGNVAGPLLAYEVLTAFFLEAVFLGIMLFGFSRVPNWVHTMATLLVAGGTTLSAFWIIVLNSWMQTPVGYEIRDGVVHATDWWAIVFNPSMPYRLTHMLIASALTVAFLIAGMSAWRWLKDGGGEGVRRTLKAAVYAAALLIPVQIFVGDQHGLNTLEHQPQKIAAMEANWETRGNVPLVLFAIPDSEARTNHMEIAIPSGASLILKHHADGVVPGLNDYEGNHPPVGPLFWGFRIMVGIGVLMLALSWFAAWTIRRRGVDAMPRWLGWGLVAMTFSGWGATLAGWYVTEIGRQPWLVTGVLKTADAVGPVGSAMVASSLTLYLAVYAVLLTAYVAVLYRLAKLGKAAPETKPMFPLPGVAEGPAEALEVKP comes from the coding sequence ATGGACGCGATTGACCCGCTGATCCTCGCGCGCATCCAGTTCGCGGCGAACATCAGCTTCCACATCCTCTTCCCGACGATCACCGTCGCGCTCGGTTGGGCGCTGCTCGGCTTCAAGCTCGCCTATAACCGCACGCAAGACGGCGCGTGGATGGACGCCTATCGCCTGTGGGTGAAGGTCTTCGCGCTGAGCTTTGCGATGGGCGTCGTCTCGGGCATCACGATGAGCTTCCAGTTCGGCACCAACTGGCCGGGCTATATGGAAAAGGTCGGCAATGTCGCGGGGCCGCTGCTCGCCTATGAGGTGCTGACCGCCTTCTTCCTCGAGGCGGTGTTCCTCGGCATCATGCTGTTCGGCTTCAGCCGCGTGCCCAATTGGGTGCACACGATGGCGACGCTGCTGGTCGCGGGCGGCACGACGCTGTCGGCCTTCTGGATCATCGTGCTCAACAGCTGGATGCAGACCCCGGTCGGTTATGAAATCCGGGACGGCGTCGTCCACGCGACCGACTGGTGGGCGATCGTCTTCAACCCGTCGATGCCCTATCGTCTGACGCATATGCTGATCGCCTCGGCGCTGACCGTCGCCTTCCTGATCGCCGGGATGAGTGCCTGGCGCTGGCTGAAGGACGGCGGCGGCGAAGGCGTTCGCCGCACCCTGAAAGCCGCAGTCTATGCCGCGGCGCTGCTGATCCCGGTGCAGATTTTCGTCGGCGACCAGCATGGGCTCAACACGCTGGAACATCAGCCGCAGAAGATCGCGGCGATGGAGGCCAATTGGGAAACGCGGGGTAATGTGCCGCTCGTCCTGTTCGCTATCCCCGACAGCGAGGCCCGCACCAACCATATGGAAATCGCGATCCCGTCGGGCGCCAGCCTGATCCTGAAACATCATGCCGATGGCGTCGTCCCCGGGCTCAACGATTATGAAGGCAACCATCCGCCGGTTGGACCCTTGTTCTGGGGATTCCGGATCATGGTCGGCATCGGGGTACTGATGCTCGCGCTGTCGTGGTTCGCGGCGTGGACGATCCGGCGGCGCGGGGTCGATGCGATGCCGCGCTGGCTCGGCTGGGGGCTGGTCGCGATGACCTTCAGCGGCTGGGGCGCGACGCTGGCGGGCTGGTACGTCACCGAGATCGGGCGCCAGCCGTGGCTCGTCACCGGGGTACTCAAGACCGCCGACGCGGTCGGGCCGGTCGGCAGCGCGATGGTTGCGAGTTCGCTGACGCTGTATCTGGCGGTTTATGCGGTGCTGCTGACGGCTTATGTCGCCGTCCTCTATCGCCTCGCGAAACTCGGCAAGGCGGCGCCCGAAACCAAGCCGATGTTCCCGCTGCCGGGCGTCGCGGAAGGTCCGGCCGAAGCGCTGGAGGTCAAGCCATGA
- a CDS encoding cytochrome d ubiquinol oxidase subunit II, translating to MTPFFDPWWLPVIFAGLMGLSILLYVILDGYDLGVGMLTRLEKDENRDLMVASIGPFWDANETWLVLGIGLLLVAFPVAHGLILTQLYLPVVLMLVALILRGVSFEFRAKAPPEHKQRWDNAFFAGSLLTALCQGYMLGAYVLGFDQSLASVLFCLLAALGLVAGYLFVGACWLIYKVEGDLQKRAVRWAEVTLWLTALAMAIISIATPLLSERIFERWFRLPEIIALLPIPIAAATLFIGLAIFLRRPLRARDELSWVPLATAGILFALGFVGIAYSFYPYLIADRLDIWQAAASPESLSIILIGALFVLPVILGYSILSHWIFRGKATHLSYE from the coding sequence ATGACGCCCTTCTTCGACCCGTGGTGGCTGCCCGTGATCTTCGCCGGGCTGATGGGCCTGTCGATCCTGCTTTACGTCATCCTCGACGGCTATGACCTTGGTGTCGGCATGCTGACACGGCTCGAGAAGGATGAGAATCGTGACCTGATGGTCGCGTCGATCGGGCCGTTCTGGGATGCGAACGAGACATGGCTGGTGCTCGGCATCGGGCTGCTGCTCGTCGCCTTCCCGGTTGCGCACGGGCTGATCCTGACCCAGCTCTATCTGCCCGTCGTGCTGATGCTCGTCGCGCTGATCCTGCGCGGCGTCAGTTTCGAGTTTCGCGCCAAGGCGCCGCCCGAGCACAAGCAGCGCTGGGACAATGCCTTTTTTGCCGGGTCGCTGCTCACCGCGCTCTGCCAGGGCTATATGCTCGGCGCCTATGTGCTCGGCTTCGACCAAAGCCTCGCCTCGGTGCTGTTCTGCCTGCTCGCGGCATTGGGCCTCGTCGCGGGCTATCTGTTCGTCGGCGCCTGCTGGCTGATCTACAAGGTCGAGGGCGATTTGCAGAAGCGCGCGGTGCGCTGGGCCGAGGTGACTTTGTGGCTGACCGCGCTGGCGATGGCGATCATCTCGATCGCGACCCCCCTGCTGTCCGAACGGATATTCGAGCGCTGGTTCCGCCTGCCCGAGATCATTGCGCTGCTGCCGATCCCGATTGCCGCCGCGACTTTGTTCATCGGCCTCGCGATCTTCCTGCGCCGTCCGCTGCGCGCGCGGGACGAACTGTCGTGGGTGCCGCTGGCGACCGCAGGCATCCTCTTCGCGCTGGGTTTCGTCGGCATCGCCTACAGCTTCTACCCCTATCTGATCGCCGACCGGCTCGACATCTGGCAGGCGGCAGCGAGCCCCGAATCGCTCAGTATCATCCTGATCGGGGCGCTATTCGTGCTGCCGGTGATTCTGGGATATTCGATCCTGTCGCACTGGATCTTCCGCGGGAAAGCGACGCACCTCAGCTACGAGTGA
- a CDS encoding 5'-methylthioadenosine/S-adenosylhomocysteine nucleosidase family protein, whose amino-acid sequence MARILILAALPEEADALFPASGRREAGPFALRHLIVHGHDLSIATCGLGKVNAALAAGLLGAEADLLLMSGTCGALGAAPGAYWLAEALQHDYGATHPGRFRRYRAGEWPMGEPAEAHFSAMPDPGLGLPHARIASGDSFVACPDAAADLTSLGATLVDMEVGAVAQAAARLGKPWAAIKAVTDEANGDSGGDFQANLIRAARLAATEVERLVATI is encoded by the coding sequence ATGGCTCGCATCCTGATTCTCGCCGCGCTGCCCGAAGAGGCCGACGCCCTGTTTCCTGCAAGCGGACGGCGCGAGGCGGGCCCGTTTGCCCTCCGCCACCTCATCGTGCACGGCCACGATCTTTCCATCGCCACCTGCGGGCTCGGCAAGGTCAACGCCGCGCTCGCCGCGGGGCTGCTGGGCGCCGAGGCCGACCTCCTGTTGATGAGCGGCACCTGCGGCGCGCTCGGCGCGGCACCCGGCGCCTACTGGCTCGCCGAGGCGCTCCAGCATGATTATGGCGCGACGCATCCCGGCCGGTTTCGCCGCTACCGCGCCGGCGAATGGCCGATGGGCGAGCCCGCCGAGGCGCATTTTTCGGCGATGCCCGATCCCGGCCTCGGCCTGCCGCACGCGCGCATCGCCAGCGGCGACAGCTTCGTCGCCTGCCCCGACGCCGCCGCCGACCTCACGTCGCTCGGCGCGACCCTCGTCGACATGGAGGTCGGCGCGGTCGCGCAGGCCGCCGCGCGGCTGGGCAAGCCCTGGGCCGCGATCAAGGCGGTCACCGACGAAGCGAACGGCGACAGCGGCGGCGACTTTCAGGCGAACCTGATCCGCGCGGCCCGACTGGCAGCGACCGAGGTCGAACGGCTGGTGGCGACGATTTGA
- a CDS encoding bile acid:sodium symporter family protein, with translation MRAIVPVYRPVQPCQARIAPPSLVPMISRIFPDRFVPVLFATVLLASLLPVRGVAVPVAQGVSTAAIVFLFFLNGVRLPREEVLHGIRNWKLQGATLAFCFGFMALLGLAAQAVTAPLLPATLAFGFLFLGILPSTVQSATAASSLAGGNVAASVVAAALLNLSGVALSPLLFALLAGAEGEIHGEAVLRIVSILLVPFVAGQLVQRWLRPWVLAHRGLATFMDRSAIAIAVYVAFSAAVVAGIWQLLDGREIAIVGAAVAILLALSFGGAWLTGGLLKLARPDRITLLFSGAQKSIAVGAPLAATLFPPAVAGMVLVPILVYHMAQLILSAWIAPVLNRSAPV, from the coding sequence ATGCGAGCCATCGTGCCGGTCTATCGCCCCGTGCAGCCTTGCCAAGCGCGCATCGCGCCGCCATCGCTCGTGCCGATGATTTCGCGTATCTTCCCCGACCGTTTCGTCCCCGTGCTGTTCGCGACGGTCCTGCTCGCCAGCCTGCTGCCGGTGCGCGGCGTGGCGGTGCCCGTTGCGCAGGGGGTCTCCACCGCCGCGATCGTCTTTCTGTTTTTCCTGAACGGCGTCCGCCTGCCGCGCGAAGAGGTGCTGCACGGCATCCGTAACTGGAAATTGCAGGGCGCCACGCTCGCTTTCTGCTTCGGCTTCATGGCGCTGCTCGGGCTCGCCGCGCAGGCGGTAACCGCGCCGCTGCTCCCCGCGACGCTCGCGTTCGGCTTCCTCTTCCTCGGCATCTTGCCCTCGACCGTCCAGTCGGCGACCGCGGCGAGTAGTCTTGCGGGCGGCAATGTCGCGGCGAGCGTTGTCGCGGCGGCGCTGCTCAACCTCAGCGGCGTCGCGCTCTCGCCTTTGCTCTTCGCGCTGCTCGCCGGGGCCGAAGGCGAGATCCATGGCGAGGCGGTGCTGCGCATCGTCTCGATCCTGCTCGTGCCTTTCGTAGCGGGACAGTTGGTTCAGCGTTGGCTGCGCCCGTGGGTGCTCGCGCATCGCGGTCTTGCGACCTTCATGGACCGCAGCGCGATCGCGATCGCGGTCTATGTCGCCTTTTCGGCGGCGGTCGTCGCGGGGATCTGGCAATTGCTCGACGGGCGCGAGATCGCGATCGTCGGTGCCGCGGTCGCCATATTGCTCGCGCTGTCCTTCGGTGGCGCATGGCTGACCGGCGGGCTGCTGAAGCTCGCGCGGCCGGACCGCATCACTTTGCTCTTTTCGGGCGCCCAGAAAAGCATCGCCGTCGGCGCGCCGCTCGCCGCGACGCTCTTCCCGCCCGCCGTCGCCGGCATGGTGCTGGTCCCGATCCTCGTCTATCATATGGCGCAGCTGATCCTGTCGGCATGGATCGCGCCGGTGCTGAATCGTTCCGCACCGGTGTAG